Sequence from the Catenuloplanes indicus genome:
ACGACCAGCGCCGCCGCGCCCGCGCCACGCGGGGACAGCTGCACGCCCGGCCGGGCCAGATCCGCCGCGAACCGCCGGGCCTCGTCCAGCAGCACCGGGTCGTACTCCGCGTTCTCCGCCGCCCGCAGGTCGGACCGGCCCAGCAGCTCGGCCAGCCGGTCCGGCACGCCGGGGCCGGTCTCGGGTGGGCACGAACGGGAACCCGCCGTGCCGGGGCAGCTGCGCACCCCGCCACTCCCCCGGCATGTCCCACCCGTGATCGAACCGCATGCGCACCTCCGTTGGCGTCGGACGCGCCGACGCCTACGGCCCGGGTACGACAGGCGGGGCCGGCCGGCGTCCGTGGTACCGACGGCCGGCCCGTACCGTCAGCGCGAGACGGTTCCGCCGGCGGCCGCGGTCACCAGGTCGGTGATGATGCGGGGCCCGTCGACGGCGAGGTAGCCCTGGCGGACCCGCTGGACCCGGTCGCGATAGCCGGGATCGTCCAGCACGGTGCGTACCGCGTCGGCGATGTGGTCCGGTTTCGGGGTCTGGGTGCGCAGGTCGACGCCGACACCGAGCAGGCCGACCCGGGCCGCCACGGCCGGCTTGTCCTCGGTCTGGCCGGCCACCACGATCGGCACGCCGGCCGCGAGCGCGGCCTGGGTGGCGCCGTAGCCGCCGTTGGTGACGAACACGTCCGCCCGCGGCAGCAGCGCGTCGAACGGCACGTACCGCTCGACGCGCGCGTTCGCCGGGATCTCGCCGGGCAGTTCCGCGACCGGCCGGCCGAGCGCGGCGACGACCAGGACGTCCTGGTCGGCTAGCGCCTCCAGAGTCGGGGCGATCAGCTCGGACAGGTCGCCGTTGGCCACCGTGCCCTGGGTGACCACGACGACCGGCCGGTCACCGTCCAGCTCGGACCACCAGGACGGTGGTGTCCAGTCCGGCACCGGGACCGCCGGCAGCGGCCCGGTGAACGTGATCAGACCGTCCGGCAGGTCGGAGCGGTCGAACTCGAACTCCGGCACGGTCAGCTGCACGAACGTGTCCGGCATCGTGTACATCGACTCCCACCAGTTCGTGATGGTGAATCCCGTACCGCCGAGTCCTTCGACCAGGTCCACGACGTGCCGGGACGCGTCGGCGAGAGCCGCGGCCAGACCGGCGTTCATCGCCCGGGTGGCCTCGACCGGGTCGGTGCCCTCCGGCGCCGGCGCCGGGCCGAACGGCGTGGCGTCGTCGCTGGGGTAGAACACCGGCGTGATACCCACGCCGATCCACCGGCGGGGCCGCACGCCGACGCCGTGCACCGAGGGCAGCGGCCCGAGGAACAGCACGTCGGTGAGCACGACCGCGTCCGGGCTCTCGGCCAGCAGCTCCTGGAGGGTGGCGTGCTGGTCCGGGATGGCGTCGCCGAACAGGTGCGCCACGTCCCAGGCGATCATCGCCGGACCGGGCGGCACCGTGGCGCGCTCCGGGAACACCTCGGCCAGCCGGCGGTCGTCGAAGGCGGCGGCGCCGGCCAGCGGGCGCATGGTGGCGCCCACGGCCTCGGCCGCGGCGGTGAAGCGCTCCCCACCGACGAACGTCACGTCGTGCCCGGCCCGGACCAGGTATCCAGCTATCTGAATCATCGGCAGCGTGTGACCCGCCAGCGGGCTGGCTGCCACAATCACTCGACCCATGGGGTGAGCCTTTCCTCAGGGTGACAGATTAGGCATAACATCGTTCTGGCCAATATTAACCAGAACACCGATACGGTCAATTTTGGGCCGGGTAGATCACAGCACGGGAGGAGCGCGTCGTGGCCCGGGAGTACACGTCACCGGTGCGGGAGAAGAAGGCCGAGCAGACGAGGGTCCGGGTCTGCCTCGCCGCCGCGCCGCTGTTCGCCGAGCACGGCTACGCGGCGACGTCGATGCGTACCCTCGCATCCGCGGCGGGCACTTCGATGGACACCATCTACGGGATGGGCGGCAAGGCCGAGGTGTTCCTGCGCACCCTGGAGATCTCGCTGAGCGGCCTGACCGACGGCACGCCGCTGTTCGACCGGCCCGACCTGCTGACCGCGCCGCGCAGCGGGACGTTGCGGGACGCGCTGGCCGCGTTCGCCTCGGCGCTGACCGACGCGGACCGGCGCAGCGTCGGGCTCTGGTCGGCCTTCGCGGAGGGGGCGAACACCGATCCCACCCTGGCGGCCGCATTCGCCCAGCGGGTGACGGACATGCGCGCCGAGGCCCACCGGATGATCCACCGGCTGGCGGACTGGGGCCTCTGCCGGTTCCCGGAGGACATCGACCGTACCGCCGATCTCCTCTGGACGGCCGCGCACCCCAGCAACTATCAGCTGCTGGTCCGGCACGCGGGGTGGAGCCCGGCGGAGTTCGAGCAGTGGCTGCTCGGGCGGTTCCTCGAACTGCTCGACGCGCCCAGCCGGCCATGAGGCGGACCCGGCTCAGGAGAGCGAGCCGCCGCCGATCCCGGCGGGACCCGCCATGTCGAGTAGTTCACGGGCGTGACGAGCGACGCTGAGCACAGACCGTGGCGGAGATCGTGACGGCCGGCGGCACGGCCCGGTTCATCGCGGCCGACCTCGAGGAACCGGACGACATCCGCCGGCTGGCGGCGGCCGGCGGCGACGTCGACGTACTCGTCAACAACGCCGCCGGGATCTGGTTCGGGCCGAGCGCCGGCATCGGCACCGCGGACCTGGACCGGATCCTGCGGGTCAACATCCGCGCCACGTACCTGCTGACCGCCGAGATCGCCCCCGGGATGGCCGCTCGCGGGCACGGCAGCATCGTCAACGTCAGCGGTCTCGCCGCCCGGATCGAGTTGCCGGCCGGAGCCGCCTACGGCGCGGCCAAGGGTTCGACGGAGTCG
This genomic interval carries:
- a CDS encoding nucleotide disphospho-sugar-binding domain-containing protein, coding for MIQIAGYLVRAGHDVTFVGGERFTAAAEAVGATMRPLAGAAAFDDRRLAEVFPERATVPPGPAMIAWDVAHLFGDAIPDQHATLQELLAESPDAVVLTDVLFLGPLPSVHGVGVRPRRWIGVGITPVFYPSDDATPFGPAPAPEGTDPVEATRAMNAGLAAALADASRHVVDLVEGLGGTGFTITNWWESMYTMPDTFVQLTVPEFEFDRSDLPDGLITFTGPLPAVPVPDWTPPSWWSELDGDRPVVVVTQGTVANGDLSELIAPTLEALADQDVLVVAALGRPVAELPGEIPANARVERYVPFDALLPRADVFVTNGGYGATQAALAAGVPIVVAGQTEDKPAVAARVGLLGVGVDLRTQTPKPDHIADAVRTVLDDPGYRDRVQRVRQGYLAVDGPRIITDLVTAAAGGTVSR
- a CDS encoding TetR/AcrR family transcriptional regulator, whose product is MAREYTSPVREKKAEQTRVRVCLAAAPLFAEHGYAATSMRTLASAAGTSMDTIYGMGGKAEVFLRTLEISLSGLTDGTPLFDRPDLLTAPRSGTLRDALAAFASALTDADRRSVGLWSAFAEGANTDPTLAAAFAQRVTDMRAEAHRMIHRLADWGLCRFPEDIDRTADLLWTAAHPSNYQLLVRHAGWSPAEFEQWLLGRFLELLDAPSRP
- a CDS encoding SDR family NAD(P)-dependent oxidoreductase, whose amino-acid sequence is MAEIVTAGGTARFIAADLEEPDDIRRLAAAGGDVDVLVNNAAGIWFGPSAGIGTADLDRILRVNIRATYLLTAEIAPGMAARGHGSIVNVSGLAARIELPAGAAYGAAKGSTESLTRAWASEFSPAGVRVNAVLPGPLAPAAGSDPIVDAIAATTPLKRAARAEEVASVIGFLAGPSSSYMTGAVIPVDGGRTAV